Proteins encoded within one genomic window of Scomber japonicus isolate fScoJap1 chromosome 16, fScoJap1.pri, whole genome shotgun sequence:
- the LOC128375793 gene encoding tripartite motif-containing protein 16-like: protein MDEAAIVRQNGRDQLDRETISCVICLDLLKDPVGLSCGHNYCMSCIKEFWDGEDQRKIYSCPQCRQAFTPRPVLKKNTMLAALVEQLKKTGLQAAPADHCYAGPEDVACDVCTGRKLKAFKSCLTCSASYCENHLQSHFESTKLKKHKLVEPSEKLQENICSRHDEVMKIFCRTDKKCICYLCTMDDHKGHDTVPAAAERTERQRELEVSRLNIQQRIQDREKDVKLLQQEVEAVSRSADKAVEDSEKIFTQLIHLLQKRSSDVKQQIRSQQETEVSGVKELQEKLQQEITELKRKDAELKQLSHTEDHNQFLHNYPSVSQLSEPTDSSSINIRPLRYFEDVTAAVSELRDKLQDILTDKWTNISWSVTNVDVLLPEPEPEPKTRAEFLRYSGEITLDPNTAHTQLLLSEGNRKVTWTIQPQSYSSHKDRFTDRWQVLSRESLTGRCYWEVEWRGGMWGGVDVAVTYKNISRVGSDSRFGRNDKSWSLDCDTNSYEFCFNNIETPVSGPGSSRVGVYLDHRAGILSFYSVSETMTLLHRVQTTFTQPLYVGLRVYGGLRCSEIS from the exons agagatcagctggaccgagaaacCATCTCTTGtgtgatctgtctggatctactgaaggatccggtgggtCTTTCCTGTGGACACaactactgtatgagctgtattaaagaattctgggatggagaggatcagaggaagatctacagctgccctcagtgcagacaggccttcacaccgaggcctgtcctgaagaaaaacaccatgttggcagctttagtggagcagctgaagaagactggactccaagctgctcctgctgatcactgctatgctggacctgaagatgtggcctgtgatgtctgcactgggaggaagctgaaagccttcaagtcctgtctgacgTGTTcagcctcttactgtgagaatcacctccagtctcactttgaatcaaccaaattaaagaaacacaagctggtggagccctcggagaagctccaggaaaacatctgctctcgtcatgatgaggtgatgaagatattctgccgtacagataagaagtgtatctgttatctgtgcactatggatgatcataaaggccacgacacagtcccagctgcagcagaaaggactgagaggcagagagagcttgaggtgagtcgactaaacatccagcagagaatccaggacagagagaaagatgtgaagctgcttcaacaggaggtggaggccgtcagtcgctctgctgataaagcagtggaggacagtgagaagatcttcactcagctgatccatctcctccagaaaagaagctctgatgtgaagcagcagatcagatcccagcaggaaactgaagtgagtggagtcaaagagcttcaggagaagctgcagcaggagatcactgagctgaagaggaaagacgctgaactgaagcagctctcacacacagaggatcacaaccagtttctacacaactacccctcagtgtcacaactcagtgaacctacagactcatccagcatcaatatccgtcctctcagatactttgaggatgtgacagcagctgtgtcagagctcagagataaactacaggacatcctgacggacaaatggacaaacatctcatgGTCAGTAACTAAtgtggacgttttactgccagaaccagaaccagagcccaagaccagagctgagttcttgaGATATTCgggtgaaatcactctggatccaaacacagcacacacacaactgttattatctgaggggaacagaaaagtaacaTGGACTATTCAAccacagtcttattctagtcacaaagacagattcactgataggtggcaggtcctgagtagagagagtctgactggacgttgttactgggaggtggagtggagaggagggaTGTGGGGAGGAGTTGATGTAGCAGtcacatacaagaatatcagcagagtaGGAAGTGATTCTCGATTTGGacgtaatgacaaatcttggtctttagaTTGTGACACTAACAGTTATGAATTTTGCTTCAACAACATTgaaactcccgtctcaggtcctggttcctccagagtcggagtgtacctggatcacagagcaggtattctgtccttctacagcgtctctgaaaccatgactctcctccacagagtccagaccacattcactcagcctctctatgttGGACTTAGGGTTTATGGTGGACTTCG ctgctcagagatcagctga